The nucleotide window AACGCTGATCTTACTATTTCTTACTGCGGCCAGAGCGCATTGTCAGGACCCATCCTATACGCAGTATACTGTTAAGGACGGCTTGCCGGGCCCCATTGTATACCAGGCTCTCCAGGATAAAAACGGCTTTATATGGTTTGCCACCAACCAGGGAGTGAGCCGGTTTGATGGGAAATCATTTAAAAATTTCAGCAAAGCTGATGGCCTGCCTGACAATGAAATACTGAAGCTATATATAGACAAACATAATAATATGTGGTTTATCTCCGGAGCTGGTATCCCTTCTTTATACCGTCAGGGGAAGATACAGAGCATGAATAATTGCAAAGGTGTTTTTTCCATTACAGAAGACTTTATGGGGGATTCCATTTACCTCCATAGCAATTTTTCTGAAGGGACGAAACTGGTTCAAGGTTATTATGTATCGTCTAATCAAACGGAACAATGGAAATTTACCCATCATATTTTTCCCGGTGATGATTTTCTTCGGTTTACATTGCTAAAAGCATCTACTGAAAAAAAAATCAATTTTTATTTCTCACTGGCAGATAACTCTACCTATAAGCTATTGATAAAAAGTAAAAACAAAATCCGTAGTTATACCTTTCCCTATCGCCATCTCGATGGCTATTTCCCCTTTAACATCAAATTTCTGCATACGTATAATACCAGGAAGGGCTCATTCCTGTTCTTCACAGAGTCTTTATACGAAGCAGACAGCTCCGGACTCAAAGAAATATGTCCGATTCAATCCCTTCAATTAAATTACCGCAACACCAATTCCATCTTCTGCGAAAATGACAGCATTTTATGGTGCTGTTCGAGGGACAAAGGGCTGATCCGGGTAAAAAACTATGCCTCCTCCCACCGGGTGGTCCAGACCTTTTTCCCAAAAACGTACTGCACATCGATTATAAAAGACCATGAGGGCGGATACTGGCTGACTACCCATAACGATGGGGTGTATTACCTTCCCAATCTGAATGCATATTATTTATCGGGGCTAAACGATCTGGCCGCCAAAGACGTAAAAACCATTAAAGCGATTGATAAAGACCGTATGGTGGCAGGTTTCGCCAACGGAAACATCCTGGAAGTACATCTTCCTGATATCAAAAGCAAGGCATATACCCAATGGAACAGTACCAATATCAATAACAGGATAATGGACATCAAGCCCTATGGCCGGCATCAGCTGATGATAGCCAGTGATTACGGGCTTCATACTGTTAATTCTGACAATACCAGCAAAACGCTTTTCCATGGTATCAGTATTAAAGGGGTACATCTGATATCCGATACCGCCATCGCATTCGCCACCAGTGCCGGCGTTCTTATTCTGACCCCGCACACGAAGGAGCCCAGAGCGGTACTACGCCATAAAGCCACCTGCATCAGTGGTTTGGGCAAAAACTTTTACTGGGGCTCCATGAATGGCGTATACGCCTTTCTCAACGACTCCATTCACTACCTGGGCAAACAATACCCGCAGCTAAGCGGTAGTATCAACCGAATAAACATCGCACCGGATTCGGCCATCTGGATATCAACACCAGAGGGCCTCCACATACTAAAAAACGGCCAGCTCAGCACTATCGGAAAAGAACAGGGATTACTGAGTGACATCTGCAAGGATGTACTCTTTGATGGCAATATAGCCTGGGTATCCACCGACCGGGGTATCTCCCGTATCATCTATCGCTGGAATAACAATACCCCCGTTTATTCCATTTCCGGGATCACAGAAAACGACGGACTTATTTCGTCTGATGTCAATCAGACCGCTGTCAGCGATAATTACATCTGGGCCGCCACCGCCAGGGGAATTTGTTTTATGTCTAAAAACGATACTCCCCGTGCCATGCTTAACCCGCTTATCAATATCAATACAGTCATCAGAGGCAACGATGAAATCGTTCCCGGCGATACGGTGGCGATAGACTATAGAAAAAATAAACTTCGCATCGAATTATCCGGTATTTCCTTCCGGAGCGGCAAACAAACCACCTATCAGTACAGGTTTAAAAACCTGGACAGCAACTGGACCAGTACCGCTATCGATGTATTGGAATTTTCCACGTTACCTTTCGGCATTCATACCTTTGAAGTCAGGGCTGTAGACCGCTGGGGCAATAAAAGCATTCCCGTAAAAAGAATCACCATCTCTGTTATTCCTCCCTTCTGGAAAACATCCTGGTTTATATTTTTTACTTATCTTTTTACCGGTGCACTGATCGGATATTCCGTTTATATTTACTTCAGGATACAACAACGCAAAAAAGACAAAATCTATCAGGCTAAAAGAGGAATGGCAGAACTGGAGATGAAAGTGCTGAGAGGACAAATGAATCCACATTTCATTTTTAACTGCTTAGGTTCCATACAGCATCACATACTACGGGCAGATATTACAAATGCCAACCTATATCTGTACAAATTTTCGAAGCTGATACGGAATATCCTGCAATATAGCATTGCCGCCACCATTACACTGGAAGAAGAAGTAGAAGTACTGGAGCTCTACCTGGAACTGGAAAAAGTACGCCTGGGAGAGCGCATGAACTATGTAGTAACCGTCAGCCCTGACATCGATCCTACCTTTATCAATATCCCCTCCATGATTATTCAACCCTATGTAGAGAATGCCATTAAACATGGCATCACTCCGCTGGTGGACAGAACGGGGACTATCAGGATCAGCTTCAACCGGGAAAACAATTACCTGGTATGTATTATTGATGATGATGGTATCGGTATACGGGCATCCTTAGCCGCGCAAAAAACCAATTTCTCCGGATATATATCCATGGGCACCGGCATCACCCAAAGCCGGATCGATGTCATCAATGCCATCCAAAAGAATAAAATATTGTTGGAAATAATAGATAAAGAAGCCTCCAATCTATCCGGTAAGGGCACCATTGTACGCGTATCTTTTCCCATATTAAATGACTAGCTATGACTATTACCACTGTTATTATTGAAGATGATGAAAAAAACATGCATGTAATCTGCGACCTGATCCGGCAATTTGCGCCGGACCTGGAGGTAGTTGGTACCGCCAGCCATATCGCAGAAAGCATAGAGCTGATTGAGAACAAAGCACCGCAGCTGGTATTCATGGATATCCAGATAGCTGACGGGACCGGATTTGATGTACTACGTAAATTATCTGCGAGGAACTTTGAACTGGTCTTTATAACAGCATACGATAACTATGCCCTCAAAGCATTCAAATTTGCAGCGATAGACTATTTGCTGAAACCCGTTGGCCTCAATGAATTCAGGGAGGCAGTTGACCGGGCACGCACACGGATAAACGAAAA belongs to Chitinophaga sp. HK235 and includes:
- a CDS encoding histidine kinase, producing the protein MLTIRLTLILLFLTAARAHCQDPSYTQYTVKDGLPGPIVYQALQDKNGFIWFATNQGVSRFDGKSFKNFSKADGLPDNEILKLYIDKHNNMWFISGAGIPSLYRQGKIQSMNNCKGVFSITEDFMGDSIYLHSNFSEGTKLVQGYYVSSNQTEQWKFTHHIFPGDDFLRFTLLKASTEKKINFYFSLADNSTYKLLIKSKNKIRSYTFPYRHLDGYFPFNIKFLHTYNTRKGSFLFFTESLYEADSSGLKEICPIQSLQLNYRNTNSIFCENDSILWCCSRDKGLIRVKNYASSHRVVQTFFPKTYCTSIIKDHEGGYWLTTHNDGVYYLPNLNAYYLSGLNDLAAKDVKTIKAIDKDRMVAGFANGNILEVHLPDIKSKAYTQWNSTNINNRIMDIKPYGRHQLMIASDYGLHTVNSDNTSKTLFHGISIKGVHLISDTAIAFATSAGVLILTPHTKEPRAVLRHKATCISGLGKNFYWGSMNGVYAFLNDSIHYLGKQYPQLSGSINRINIAPDSAIWISTPEGLHILKNGQLSTIGKEQGLLSDICKDVLFDGNIAWVSTDRGISRIIYRWNNNTPVYSISGITENDGLISSDVNQTAVSDNYIWAATARGICFMSKNDTPRAMLNPLININTVIRGNDEIVPGDTVAIDYRKNKLRIELSGISFRSGKQTTYQYRFKNLDSNWTSTAIDVLEFSTLPFGIHTFEVRAVDRWGNKSIPVKRITISVIPPFWKTSWFIFFTYLFTGALIGYSVYIYFRIQQRKKDKIYQAKRGMAELEMKVLRGQMNPHFIFNCLGSIQHHILRADITNANLYLYKFSKLIRNILQYSIAATITLEEEVEVLELYLELEKVRLGERMNYVVTVSPDIDPTFINIPSMIIQPYVENAIKHGITPLVDRTGTIRISFNRENNYLVCIIDDDGIGIRASLAAQKTNFSGYISMGTGITQSRIDVINAIQKNKILLEIIDKEASNLSGKGTIVRVSFPILND